A genomic window from Candidatus Obscuribacter sp. includes:
- a CDS encoding DnaJ domain-containing protein: MKRVKTTYYEVLGVRPDVSHNEIKRAYRELVKSNHPDLAYIDKSNQQVMTKTELMMSINEAYAILIDATKRAEYDATLFAQKPRTIPKHAQDSLDEEIAREKFLRSVFNPLKKSISNILRKYKQSLQALAQDLYDDDLLNDFGKYVEEVERTLLKASQEFTANPPPLTMGPAVQWMRHAIAQAADGLDELKYFMQNFDYDHLSMADNLFKIAAEHLVKAGTLARIG; this comes from the coding sequence ATGAAACGCGTTAAGACTACATACTATGAAGTCCTGGGCGTACGCCCGGATGTCAGCCATAACGAAATTAAACGAGCCTATCGGGAACTCGTCAAATCAAACCATCCAGATTTAGCCTATATAGATAAGTCCAATCAGCAGGTGATGACCAAAACCGAGCTGATGATGTCTATAAACGAAGCCTATGCCATCTTGATTGATGCCACAAAGAGAGCTGAGTACGATGCCACACTCTTTGCCCAAAAGCCGCGCACCATACCTAAGCACGCTCAAGACTCGCTAGACGAAGAAATTGCCCGCGAAAAGTTTTTGCGCAGTGTCTTTAATCCGCTCAAAAAATCCATCTCCAATATTTTACGTAAATACAAACAGAGCCTGCAGGCTCTCGCTCAAGATCTCTATGATGATGATTTGCTCAATGACTTTGGCAAATATGTAGAAGAGGTTGAGCGCACACTACTAAAAGCCAGTCAGGAATTTACAGCTAATCCTCCGCCACTGACTATGGGACCAGCTGTACAGTGGATGCGCCATGCTATAGCGCAAGCGGCTGATGGTCTTGATGAGCTCAAGTATTTTATGCAAAATTTTGACTACGACCATCTGTCAATGGCAGACAATCTATTTAAAATCGCCGCCGAGCATCTAGTCAAAGCAGGCACTCTAGCTAGAATTGGCTAG
- the rplS gene encoding 50S ribosomal protein L19: protein MNSIIKEIEAPLLKTDLPKFDVGDTVKVFVKIVEGTKERTQGYEGVIIKYSGHGVGTTITVRRVFQGIGIERVFLIHSPRVEKITVLRRGHVRRAKLYYLRERTGKATRIKEKVGVRRDADVKAEAKPAPKAEAKVEAKSDSAEKA, encoded by the coding sequence ATGAATAGCATTATTAAAGAGATCGAAGCCCCCCTCCTCAAAACAGACCTGCCAAAGTTTGACGTTGGAGACACCGTTAAAGTCTTCGTCAAAATCGTTGAAGGTACCAAAGAGCGTACTCAAGGTTACGAAGGCGTAATCATCAAGTATTCGGGACATGGTGTGGGCACAACAATCACTGTCCGTCGCGTATTTCAAGGCATCGGCATTGAGCGTGTGTTTTTAATTCACTCACCCCGAGTAGAAAAAATCACAGTACTGCGTCGCGGTCATGTCCGTCGCGCCAAGCTCTATTATTTGAGAGAGCGTACCGGTAAGGCTACACGTATCAAAGAAAAAGTTGGCGTACGCAGAGATGCTGATGTTAAAGCCGAAGCTAAACCAGCTCCCAAGGCTGAAGCTAAAGTTGAAGCCAAGTCTGATTCCGCTGAAAAAGCCTAA
- the nrdR gene encoding transcriptional repressor NrdR, giving the protein MFCPFCNHRESRVLESRLTSDNSVRRRRECESCNKRFTTYEKLEVIQFLVVKNSGTRDPYSREKLRAGISRACVKTTVSAEQIDNIVDSVENELMVSGRREVSSSMLGELVLSQLSALDQVAYVRFASVYRAFRSVDDFIAELNLLKDTIRDSASRSKEILERARREEEMAKSAKI; this is encoded by the coding sequence ATGTTCTGCCCCTTTTGTAATCACCGAGAAAGCCGTGTGCTCGAATCCCGTCTGACATCAGACAATTCGGTCAGACGCCGCCGTGAGTGCGAATCCTGCAACAAGCGATTTACCACCTACGAAAAACTAGAAGTAATCCAGTTTTTGGTGGTCAAAAACTCGGGCACCCGTGACCCTTACTCTCGCGAGAAGCTGAGAGCGGGGATAAGCCGTGCTTGTGTCAAGACCACAGTCAGTGCCGAACAAATCGATAATATCGTAGACAGCGTCGAAAACGAGCTGATGGTCTCGGGACGCCGCGAAGTGTCATCCTCGATGCTGGGAGAGCTGGTGCTTTCACAGCTCTCTGCCCTGGATCAAGTGGCATATGTAAGGTTCGCTTCTGTTTACCGGGCATTCCGCTCAGTAGATGACTTTATCGCCGAGCTAAACTTGCTCAAAGACACTATCCGTGACTCTGCCAGTAGATCTAAAGAGATCCTGGAGCGAGCCAGACGCGAAGAAGAAATGGCTAAATCAGCCAAAATATGA